CGAGGGCCATGGGGCTGTGAGACTCCCTATAGGAAACCCCACAGAACTACAGGACACCCCGCGGGACAGAGTGGCTCCCAGCGGTGGATGTAGGGACAGGAGAACGTCCCTTTGGGGACCCCGTGTGACACGGGGACATCTCGTGGGGGGTCCTGGGGGGCTCACAGGCGTTCTGGAAGAGCTGCATGTGCATCTCGACGAGGGGGAAGCTCTGACGGAAGCTGTAGGTCACCAGgatcttcttcttctggaagatcTTCGTCACCTGCCGGGGGACGTCGCGGCGTCACCGGGTTTGGGGTCACCCGATGGGTGGTCCCCACTTTGGGGACATCCCCAATGTCCGGCTCTCACCACCAGGAGGTCGTTGAAGAGGAAAACCTCGCGTTGGTGCAACCCCAAACGTTGGGGGCGGTTGGGGTCGGGGACTTCGTAGAGTTGGCAGCAGCAGACCAGGCGGCGGTGGGGGAGGGACAGCACCTAGAACGGTTCCCCCCAGAGGGTCACCTAGAACGCTCCTCATTGGTCACGGAGAACATTCCCCTCTAGGGTCACTTAGAACGTCCCCTGTAAGGTTGCCTAGAACGTCCCCTGTAGGGTCACCTAGAATGTCCCCTGTAGGGTCGCCTAGAACGTCCCCCATAGGATCATCTTGAGCATCCCCAGAGGGTCACCTAGAACGCTCCTCATTGGTCATGGAGAACATTCCCCTCTAAGGTCACTTAGAACGCCCCCTGTAGGGTCGCCTAGAACGTCCCCTGTAGGGTCGCCTAGAACGTCCCCTGGTAGAGTCACCTAGAACGTCCCCCATAGGATCATCTTGAGCATCCCCACAGGATCACCCTGTAGGGTCCCTAAGAACGTCTCCAGTAGGGTCACCTAGAACATCCCCCATAGGATCACCTAGACCATTCCCTGGTAGAGTCACCTAGAACATCCTCAATGGGTCACCTAGAACATCCCCCATAGGATCATCTAGAACATCCCCCCATAGGGTCACCTAGAACATCACCCATAGGGTCACACAGAGCATCCCCCGTAGAGTCACCTAGAACCTCCCCCATGGGGTCACCTAGAACATCACCCATGGGGTCACTTGGAACAATCCCCATAGGGTCATCCTGAACGTCCCCGTAGAGTCATCTAGAACATTCCTCACGTAGGATGTCCCTAGTGGGGTCACCTAGAACGTTCCCCATACGGTAACCTAGAATATTTTCCATTGAGCCACCTGGAACACGACTCATGGGGTCACAAAAAACGCCCCACATAGGGTCTCCCATTCTACATTCTAATAGGGTCACCTAGAATATCCCCCACCCACAGCACCCCTATGGGGTGATGACCCTAAAGGCCCCTCAAATAACCTCAAACACCCCCCGGTTGACCCCAAATCCCTTCTAAAGACAGCAAAGCCCCCCTCCACGTGACCCCAAATGCCCCCCCGAGGACCCCAAAAGCCCATCCCCTCTCCCCCGGGGCCACCCACCGGCTTCTTGCCGACGATCATCCTCTCGACAGCCTGAACCTGGGAGACGTGGTCGTCGTTGGTGCGCAGCTCCCGGCTCTGGATCCGCTGGTAGATGCCCACCAGCATGTCTCGTGGGATGTCCTCCCCATTGTCCACCCCTACACGACACCCGGTGCCTCGCTCTAGAACCCGGTCGGGTTCCGGATGCCGCGAGCAAAGAGAGAGACGAGGAGAccaacccaccaccaccacccctcACATCAAATCCCCCCCTgctccccccttccccccccaccTCGGAGGTTCTTGATGAAGTCCTCCAGCTTCATCTTGCGCTCCGCCTTCACGCTGGGGCTGTACATGTCGGTGTTGAGGAGGATGATGGCGAAGGCCAGGATGAAGATGGTGTCCGGGTTGCGGAACTGGCGCAGCAGGGCCGCGTTACACACGCAGTAGCGCTGGCTGCGGGGCGGACAATTCCCCACGGCCTATGGGGTCAGAGTGCCCCACGGACAGCCCCACGCGGCCGGGGTAGGGGCACCCCACAATGGTCCCAGTGTGGGGTGCCACTTCCTCCCAGTCTATAGGGTCACCTAGAACATCTCTGGATTGCATATGGAACGTCCACCCTGATGTCTTCCCCCCTCCTGAGCCTATAGGGTCACCTAGAACGTCTCTGGATTGCATATGGAACGTCTACCCTGATGTCTTCCCCCCTCCTGAGCCTATAGGGTCACCTAGAACGTCTCTGGATTGCATATGGAACATCTACCCTGATGTCTTCCCCCCTCCTGAGCCTATAGGGTCACCTAGAACGT
The Meleagris gallopavo isolate NT-WF06-2002-E0010 breed Aviagen turkey brand Nicholas breeding stock unplaced genomic scaffold, Turkey_5.1 ChrUn_random_7180001954780, whole genome shotgun sequence genome window above contains:
- the LOC104917061 gene encoding IQ motif and SEC7 domain-containing protein 2-like: QRYCVCNAALLRQFRNPDTIFILAFAIILLNTDMYSPSVKAERKMKLEDFIKNLRGVDNGEDIPRDMLVGIYQRIQSRELRTNDDHVSQVQAVERMIVGKKPVLSLPHRRLVCCCQLYEVPDPNRPQRLGLHQREVFLFNDLLVVTKIFQKKKILVTYSFRQSFPLVEMHMQLFQNA